One part of the Vicia villosa cultivar HV-30 ecotype Madison, WI linkage group LG6, Vvil1.0, whole genome shotgun sequence genome encodes these proteins:
- the LOC131610371 gene encoding cytochrome P450 94A1-like, translating to MKISIVTTMFQLEGLLPYLLPILLLNLPIILFFLRKPNKKKSSTKSNITIPKSYPLFGSYLSFRKNLHRRIQWLSDIVQISPSATFQLDGTLGKRQIITGNPSTVQHILKNQFSNYQKGTSFTNTLSDFLGTGIFNTNGQNWKFQRQVASHEFNTKSIRKFVEHVVDTELTNRLIPILTSSTQTNQILDFQDILQRFTFDNICNIAFGHDPEYLTPSANRSKFAEAYEDANEISSKRFRLPLPIIWKIKRYFNIGSEKRLKEAVTEVRGFAKKLIREKKRELEEKSSLETEDMLSRFLSSGHSDEDFVADIVISFILAGKDTTSAALTWFFWLLWKNPHVEEEIVKEVNEKSESLVYDEVKEMVYTHAALSESMRLYPPVPLDSKEAINDDVLPDGRVVKKGTIVTYHVYAMGRMKSLWGDDWAEFRPERWLEKDEVNGKWVFVGRDSYSYPVFQAGPRICLGKEMAFMQMKRVVAGIVGKFKVVPEMHLAEEPGFISFLSSQMEGGFPVTIQKRVSS from the coding sequence ATGAAAATCTCAATAGTTACAACAATGTTTCAACTTGAAGGGCTTCTTCCTTATCTCTTACCTATTCTCTTATTAAACCTTCCCATAATACTCTTTTTCTTAAGAAAACCAAACAAGAAAAAATCTTCAACAAAGAGCAACATCACCATCCCAAAATCATATCCTCTTTTCGGCTCCTATTTATCTTTCAGAAAAAACCTCCACCGCCGTATCCAATGGCTCTCCGACATCGTCCAAATCTCCCCCTCCGCCACATTCCAACTCGACGGCACCTTAGGCAAACGCCAAATCATCACCGGAAACCCATCCACCGTCCAACACATTCTCAAAAACCAATTCTCCAACTACCAAAAAGGCACATCCTTCACAAACACCCTCTCCGATTTCCTAGGCACCGGAATCTTCAACACCAACGGCCAAAACTGGAAGTTCCAACGACAAGTCGCAAGCCACGAATTCAACACCAAATCAATCCGTAAATTCGTCGAACACGTCGTCGACACAGAACTCACAAACCGTTTAATCCCAATCCTCACCTCATCCACCCAAACAAACCAAATCCTCGACTTCCAAGACATTCTCCAACGTTTCACTTTCGACAACATCTGCAATATCGCCTTTGGTCACGATCCAGAGTATCTTACACCCTCAGCCAACAGATCAAAATTCGCAGAAGCATACGAAGACGCAAACGAAATAAGCAGTAAACGTTTCCGTTTACCGTTACCAATCATATGGAAGATAAAAAGATACTTCAACATTGGTTCGGAGAAACGTCTCAAAGAAGCTGTAACAGAAGTACGAGGTTTCGCGAAAAAGCTAATACGAGAAAAAAAacgagagttagaagagaaatcATCGCTTGAAACAGAAGATATGTTATCACGTTTCTTAAGTTCGGGCCATTCTGATGAAGATTTTGTTGCTGAtattgtgataagttttattttagcAGGTAAAGATACAACTTCAGCTGCATTAACTTGGTTCTTCTGGCTGTTATGGAAGAATCCGCATGTTGAGGAAGAGATTGTGAAGGAAGTGAATGAAAAATCTGAAAGTTTGGTTTATGATGAAGTGAAGGAAATGGTTTATACTCACGCTGCATTGAGCGAGAGTATGAGATTGTATCCACCGGTACCGTTGGATAGTAAGGAGGCGATAAACGACGATGTTTTACCGGATGGGAGGGTTGTGAAAAAGGGGACAATTGTGACTTATCATGTGTATGCAATGGGGAGGATGAAGAGTTTGTGGGGGGATGATTGGGCTGAGTTTAGGCCGGAGAGGTGGTTGGAGAAGGATGAGGTGAATGGGAAGTGGGTTTTTGTGGGGAGAGATTCGTATTCTTATCCGGTTTTTCAGGCCGGGCCGAGGATATGTTTGGGGAAGGAAATGGCTTTTATGCAAATGAAGAGGGTTGTTGCGGGGATTGTTGGGAAGTTTAAGGTGGTTCCGGAGATGCATTTGGCTGAAGAACCgggttttatttcttttttgagtTCGCAGATGGAGGGTGGGTTTCCTGTCACAATTCAAAAGAGGGTTTCTTCTTGA